In Pseudomonas sp. PDM14, a genomic segment contains:
- a CDS encoding inorganic triphosphatase, with protein MPKETEIKLRASRETLAALRDHPLLKKRNKSGWSQHELLNQYYDSVDRQLAAAKVALRVRRDGEQFIQTLKSRGQSVAGLSERNEWDWQLPKAKLDPKKLTDECWPTALADFDKKQLQPIFTTDFVRQKAEIAWGRGKAKVVIEAALDLGKVVAGEGEEEICELELELREGEPAALLELAAELAADLPLMPCDISKAERGYRLFDANSYSVSLPAPELTAEQSLDDAVAALGWHLLGSSQRLAEQYRFNGHWRLLVDWLQQLIDLRALLSSLGQAAPRACSHELRELLDALLADWRPRVLAGRDNDSLRQNAPALFAAELHGTRWGLFSLKLSIWLLNRSWTVERNNRGNRQGAALLGNWLPHLLGEEAKGLQLTRYQQQPEDLAEQLPRLERVLVWLRLARNAAELVEADRLYGELSKLGGLMTQPLEQSLDARLEQLATLISSKSWKALK; from the coding sequence ATGCCAAAAGAAACCGAAATCAAGCTGCGCGCCAGCCGCGAAACCCTCGCCGCCCTGCGTGATCACCCGCTGCTGAAGAAGCGCAACAAGTCCGGCTGGTCCCAGCACGAGCTGCTCAATCAGTACTACGACAGCGTCGATCGCCAGCTTGCTGCAGCCAAGGTCGCGCTGCGCGTGCGCCGCGATGGCGAACAGTTCATCCAGACATTGAAGAGTCGCGGCCAGAGCGTCGCCGGCCTGTCCGAGCGCAACGAGTGGGACTGGCAACTGCCGAAAGCCAAGCTGGACCCGAAGAAACTCACCGACGAGTGCTGGCCGACCGCGCTGGCTGACTTCGACAAGAAGCAGCTGCAGCCGATCTTCACCACCGATTTCGTCCGCCAGAAAGCCGAGATTGCCTGGGGCCGCGGCAAGGCCAAGGTGGTGATCGAGGCCGCGCTGGACCTGGGCAAGGTGGTCGCCGGCGAAGGCGAGGAAGAAATCTGCGAGCTGGAACTGGAGCTGCGTGAGGGCGAGCCGGCCGCGCTGCTGGAACTGGCCGCCGAGCTGGCCGCCGACCTGCCGCTGATGCCCTGCGACATCAGCAAGGCCGAGCGCGGTTACCGCCTGTTCGACGCCAACAGCTACAGCGTCAGCCTGCCGGCACCGGAGCTGACCGCCGAGCAGAGCCTGGACGACGCCGTCGCCGCGCTCGGCTGGCACCTGCTGGGCAGCAGCCAGCGCCTGGCCGAGCAGTACCGCTTCAATGGCCACTGGCGCTTGCTGGTCGACTGGCTGCAGCAGTTGATCGACCTGCGCGCTCTGCTCAGCAGCCTCGGCCAGGCCGCGCCGCGCGCCTGCAGCCATGAGCTGCGCGAACTGCTCGACGCCCTGCTCGCCGACTGGCGCCCACGCGTGCTCGCCGGGCGTGACAACGACAGCCTGCGGCAGAACGCGCCGGCCCTGTTTGCCGCCGAACTGCACGGCACCCGCTGGGGCCTGTTCTCGCTAAAGCTATCGATCTGGCTGCTCAACCGCAGCTGGACGGTTGAGCGCAACAACCGCGGCAACCGCCAGGGCGCCGCCCTGCTTGGCAACTGGCTGCCGCATCTGCTCGGCGAAGAGGCCAAGGGCCTGCAGCTGACGCGCTACCAGCAACAGCCGGAAGACCTCGCCGAGCAGCTGCCGCGTCTTGAGCGCGTGCTGGTCTGGCTGCGCCTGGCGCGCAACGCCGCCGAATTGGTCGAGGCCGACCGCCTGTACGGTGAGCTGAGCAAACTCGGTGGGCTGATGACCCAGCCACTCGAGCAAAGCCTCGATGCACGCCTGGAGCAACTGGCCACGCTGATCAGCAGCAAGAGCTGGAAAGCGCTGAAGTAA
- a CDS encoding GspE/PulE family protein, with translation MSALASSTADRWLDLNDILRELIAQGRISQESAEQCLVLRRASSNAQMHPLEFLAAQQVDDLMRPGKKLDLEGLTVWLAHEAGQPYLRIDPLKIDVAAVTPVMSYAFAQRHKILAVAVDSEAVTIASTQPFVHAWESNLTHVLKRPIKRVVVNPVDLQRFTTEFYRLARSVTGANASDQKLSNVGNFEQLLSLGASDQEPDANDAHIVNIVDWLFQYAYQQRASDIHIEPRREQGSVRFRIDGVLHTVYQFPPQVTMAIVSRLKTLGRMNVAEKRKPQDGRIKTKTPDGGEVELRLSTLPTAFGEKMVMRIFDPEVLLKSFDQLGFSQDDLRRWQSMTGQPNGIILVTGPTGSGKTTTLYTTLKQLATSEVNVCTIEDPIEMIEGAFNQMQVQHNIDLTFASGVRALMRQDPDIIMVGEIRDLETAEMAIQAALTGHLVLSTLHTNDAPSAITRLLELGVPHYLLKATLLGVMAQRLVRTLCPHCKEPVQIAEEDWQTLTKPWSSPPPAQAHRAVGCLECRDTGYRGRAGVYEIMLLNDGIKPLITADTDLIALRRQAFKEGMRSLRLSGAQKVAAGQTTIEEVLRVTPQSEQK, from the coding sequence ATGAGTGCTTTAGCATCGTCCACTGCGGATCGCTGGCTGGACCTCAACGACATCCTGCGCGAGCTGATCGCCCAGGGCCGCATCTCCCAGGAAAGCGCCGAACAGTGCCTGGTCCTGCGCCGCGCCTCCTCCAATGCGCAGATGCACCCCCTGGAGTTTCTCGCCGCGCAGCAGGTCGACGACCTCATGCGCCCGGGCAAGAAGCTCGACCTCGAAGGCCTCACTGTCTGGCTGGCCCATGAAGCCGGGCAGCCCTACCTGCGCATCGACCCACTGAAGATCGACGTGGCCGCCGTGACCCCGGTGATGTCCTACGCCTTCGCCCAGCGCCACAAGATCCTCGCCGTCGCGGTCGACAGCGAGGCGGTAACCATCGCCAGCACGCAACCCTTCGTGCACGCCTGGGAAAGCAATCTGACCCACGTGCTCAAGCGCCCGATCAAGCGCGTGGTGGTCAACCCGGTCGACCTGCAACGCTTCACCACCGAGTTCTATCGCCTGGCCCGCTCGGTCACCGGGGCCAACGCCTCGGACCAGAAGCTCAGCAACGTCGGCAACTTCGAGCAGCTGCTCAGCCTTGGCGCCAGCGACCAGGAACCCGACGCCAACGACGCGCACATCGTCAACATCGTCGACTGGCTGTTCCAGTACGCCTACCAGCAACGCGCCAGCGACATCCACATCGAACCGCGCCGCGAGCAGGGCAGCGTGCGCTTTCGCATCGACGGCGTGTTGCACACCGTCTACCAGTTCCCGCCCCAGGTGACGATGGCCATCGTCAGCCGCCTGAAGACCCTCGGGCGGATGAACGTCGCCGAGAAGCGCAAGCCCCAGGACGGCCGGATCAAGACCAAGACCCCGGACGGCGGCGAAGTCGAGCTGCGTCTGTCGACCCTGCCCACCGCCTTCGGCGAAAAGATGGTGATGCGGATCTTCGACCCGGAAGTGCTGCTCAAGAGCTTCGACCAGCTCGGTTTCTCCCAAGACGACCTGCGTCGCTGGCAGAGCATGACCGGCCAGCCCAACGGCATCATCCTGGTCACCGGCCCGACCGGCTCGGGCAAGACCACCACGCTGTACACCACGCTCAAGCAGCTGGCGACCAGCGAGGTGAACGTCTGCACCATCGAGGACCCGATCGAGATGATCGAGGGTGCCTTCAACCAGATGCAGGTGCAGCACAACATCGACCTGACTTTCGCCAGCGGCGTACGCGCGCTGATGCGCCAGGACCCGGACATCATCATGGTCGGCGAGATCCGCGACCTGGAAACCGCCGAGATGGCGATCCAGGCGGCGCTGACCGGCCACCTGGTGCTGTCGACCCTGCACACCAACGACGCGCCGAGTGCCATCACCCGCCTGCTCGAACTGGGCGTGCCGCACTACCTGCTCAAGGCCACCCTGCTCGGCGTCATGGCCCAGCGCCTGGTGCGCACGCTGTGTCCGCACTGCAAGGAACCGGTGCAGATCGCCGAAGAGGACTGGCAGACCCTGACCAAGCCCTGGAGCTCGCCGCCGCCCGCCCAGGCGCACCGCGCCGTCGGCTGCCTGGAGTGCCGTGATACCGGCTACCGTGGCCGCGCCGGGGTGTACGAAATCATGCTGCTCAACGACGGCATCAAGCCGCTGATCACCGCCGACACCGACCTGATCGCGCTGCGCCGCCAGGCCTTCAAGGAAGGCATGCGCAGCCTGCGCCTGTCCGGCGCGCAGAAGGTCGCGGCGGGCCAGACCACCATCGAGGAAGTGCTGCGGGTGACACCGCAGAGCGAACAGAAGTAA
- a CDS encoding TonB-dependent receptor family protein, with the protein MPLRRLTFTALALLPLPLFAAPPLELDEVHIEERTTDTQVQAEEAMRQVPGGSNLIDAESITQARTSTMQDVLAYQPGIYAQSAGNEGIRLSIRGSGINRGSGGHGSGTFVLLDGLALSGPGGTPYELQEPLWIERAEVLRGANGLAKGALALGGAVDLITPTGLTAAPLTLRYEAGSYGWRKRHVSSGGHNEQADYFVALTDSDYDGYQDHASGSSQGVMANFGYRFNAQLETRFYLRYRETDHETPGRLTLEQIKHHPRMANPTFVARDSSRPQHGSTWLANKTTWRFDDGALLEAGLAYHDYPMDLHESVNRVKLAYSDVSTSLRYSKPHQLFGRNSQSSVALRATAFLPHSGASEYVRIAGTYPEGTHTRDYEHNGSDSVLQFSNDLELIPDLWLSSGLALIYTRREVQVTYPDGGEPLSLSTWDYAPHLGLRYQLSPELQLFGNLSRSVEAPHAWSMLWGSNDKFPAGSGPATGMIRTPVELENQTATTLELGGRGDSIVGTWDLSYYYSLVRHELLTVELTDGPTIYNAESNASPTVHQGIEAGLLSTLWQGRSGLLSLRQAYTFSDFHYRDDDVFGDNRLPGLPQHYYQAELRFQRPDGWFLALNTQLASRVAVDYANSRHAGSYKVFGASAGYHADDWQGWLELRNLTGERYAATITPGYNDQGRDMARATPGESFGVYSGLSYSWR; encoded by the coding sequence ATGCCCCTGCGTCGCCTTACCTTCACTGCCCTCGCCCTGCTGCCCCTGCCGCTGTTCGCCGCCCCTCCTCTGGAACTCGACGAGGTACATATCGAGGAACGCACTACGGATACTCAGGTGCAGGCCGAGGAAGCCATGCGCCAGGTACCGGGCGGCAGCAACCTGATCGACGCAGAGAGCATCACGCAGGCCCGCACCAGCACGATGCAGGATGTACTGGCCTACCAGCCCGGCATCTACGCGCAGTCGGCTGGCAACGAGGGGATTCGCCTGTCGATTCGTGGTTCAGGGATCAACCGTGGCTCCGGCGGCCACGGCTCGGGGACCTTCGTTCTGCTCGACGGCCTGGCCCTCAGCGGTCCCGGCGGCACGCCCTACGAACTGCAGGAACCGCTGTGGATCGAACGCGCCGAAGTGCTGCGCGGTGCCAACGGTCTGGCCAAGGGTGCCCTGGCACTGGGTGGTGCCGTGGACCTGATCACCCCCACCGGCCTGACCGCCGCGCCGCTGACCCTGCGCTACGAGGCCGGCAGCTACGGCTGGCGCAAGCGCCACGTCAGCAGTGGCGGGCACAACGAGCAGGCCGACTACTTCGTCGCGCTGACCGACTCCGATTACGACGGTTACCAGGACCACGCATCCGGCAGCAGCCAGGGCGTGATGGCGAACTTCGGCTACCGCTTCAACGCCCAGCTGGAGACACGCTTCTACCTGCGCTACCGCGAGACCGACCATGAAACACCCGGCCGCCTGACCCTGGAGCAGATCAAGCACCATCCGCGCATGGCCAACCCGACATTCGTCGCACGCGACTCCAGCCGCCCGCAGCATGGCAGCACCTGGCTGGCCAACAAGACCACCTGGCGCTTCGACGACGGCGCACTGCTCGAGGCCGGCCTGGCGTATCACGACTACCCGATGGACCTGCACGAAAGCGTCAACCGGGTGAAGCTGGCCTACAGCGATGTCAGCACCTCGCTGCGCTACAGCAAGCCGCACCAGCTGTTCGGCCGTAACAGCCAGAGCAGCGTGGCCCTGCGCGCCACCGCCTTCCTGCCACACAGCGGTGCCTCCGAATACGTGCGCATCGCCGGCACCTACCCGGAAGGGACCCACACCCGCGACTACGAACACAACGGCTCGGACTCGGTCCTGCAGTTCAGCAACGACCTGGAGCTGATTCCCGACCTCTGGCTATCCAGCGGCCTGGCACTGATCTACACCCGCCGCGAAGTGCAGGTGACCTACCCCGACGGTGGCGAACCGCTCAGCCTGAGCACCTGGGATTACGCACCGCACCTGGGCCTGCGCTATCAGCTGAGCCCCGAGCTGCAACTGTTCGGCAACCTCAGCCGCTCGGTCGAAGCCCCTCACGCCTGGTCGATGCTCTGGGGTTCCAACGACAAGTTCCCGGCCGGCAGCGGCCCTGCCACCGGGATGATTCGCACCCCGGTGGAGCTGGAGAACCAGACCGCCACCACCCTGGAGCTGGGCGGCCGTGGCGATTCCATCGTCGGCACCTGGGACCTGAGTTACTACTACTCGCTGGTGCGCCACGAACTGCTCACGGTCGAACTGACAGACGGCCCGACCATCTACAACGCCGAATCCAACGCCAGCCCGACCGTTCACCAGGGCATCGAGGCCGGTCTGCTGAGCACCCTCTGGCAAGGCCGCAGCGGCCTGCTGTCGCTGCGCCAGGCCTACACCTTCAGCGACTTCCACTACCGCGATGACGACGTCTTCGGCGACAACCGCCTGCCGGGGCTACCGCAGCACTATTACCAGGCCGAACTACGCTTCCAGCGCCCGGACGGCTGGTTCCTCGCGCTCAACACCCAGCTCGCCTCGCGCGTCGCCGTCGACTACGCCAACAGCCGCCATGCCGGTAGCTACAAGGTCTTCGGCGCCAGCGCCGGCTATCACGCGGACGACTGGCAAGGCTGGCTGGAGCTGCGCAACCTGACCGGCGAACGCTATGCCGCGACCATCACCCCCGGCTACAACGACCAGGGCCGCGACATGGCCCGCGCCACACCGGGAGAAAGCTTCGGCGTTTACAGCGGCCTGAGCTACAGCTGGCGCTGA
- a CDS encoding SPFH domain-containing protein gives MEIGSVIFLFVGLAVAIVFMGFKVVPQGYEWTVERFGRYTNTLKPGLNIIVPVMDKIGRKLNVMESVLDIPPQEVITADNATVQIDAICFFQIINSAQAAYEVNNLEHAIRNLVMTNIRTVLGSMELDAMLGQRDAINERLLKTVDEATAPWGIKITRIEIKDISPPADLMAAMSGQMKAERIKRAQILEAEGQRAAAILTAEGQKQGDILKAEGQRAAAFLEAEARERAAQAEAEATRMVSEAIAAGNVQAVNYFVAQKYIEALGNLASASNSKVILMPLEASQVIGAVGGIGEIVKATFAPGDKKA, from the coding sequence ATGGAAATCGGCAGCGTCATCTTTCTCTTCGTCGGCCTCGCAGTGGCCATCGTGTTCATGGGCTTCAAGGTCGTGCCGCAGGGCTACGAGTGGACGGTGGAGCGCTTCGGTCGCTACACCAACACGCTGAAGCCGGGGCTGAACATCATCGTGCCGGTGATGGACAAGATCGGCCGCAAGCTCAACGTCATGGAAAGCGTGCTGGACATCCCGCCGCAGGAAGTCATCACCGCCGACAACGCCACGGTGCAGATCGACGCCATCTGCTTCTTCCAGATCATCAACTCGGCGCAGGCCGCCTACGAGGTCAACAACCTCGAGCACGCCATCCGCAACCTGGTGATGACCAATATCCGCACCGTACTCGGCTCCATGGAGCTGGACGCCATGCTCGGCCAGCGCGACGCGATCAACGAACGCCTGCTCAAGACCGTCGACGAAGCCACCGCGCCCTGGGGCATCAAGATCACCCGCATCGAGATCAAGGACATCAGCCCGCCCGCCGACCTGATGGCCGCCATGTCCGGGCAGATGAAAGCCGAGCGGATCAAGCGCGCACAGATTCTCGAAGCCGAAGGCCAGCGCGCCGCGGCGATCCTCACCGCCGAAGGGCAGAAGCAGGGCGACATCCTCAAGGCCGAGGGCCAGCGCGCCGCCGCGTTCCTCGAAGCCGAAGCCCGCGAGCGCGCCGCCCAGGCCGAAGCCGAGGCCACGCGCATGGTCTCCGAGGCGATCGCCGCGGGTAACGTGCAGGCGGTCAACTACTTCGTCGCGCAGAAGTACATCGAGGCCCTGGGCAACCTGGCCAGCGCCAGCAACAGCAAGGTGATCCTCATGCCGCTGGAAGCCAGCCAGGTGATCGGCGCGGTCGGCGGTATCGGCGAGATCGTCAAGGCCACCTTCGCCCCCGGCGACAAGAAAGCATGA
- a CDS encoding NfeD family protein, translating into MIAYLQHLSFWDWLAFGTVLLIFEVFGAGGYLLWIGVAAACVGVLTYLFPELPWVWQFFLFGVLSVLTAVFWWQRQRSAGKASTQPGLNQRGQEFIGRSFILHEAIIDGRGKIKAGDSLWLVTGPDLPAGSSIKVIGQDGVLLRVEAS; encoded by the coding sequence ATGATCGCGTATCTGCAACACCTGTCCTTCTGGGACTGGCTGGCGTTCGGCACCGTGCTGCTGATCTTCGAGGTGTTCGGCGCTGGCGGCTACCTGCTGTGGATCGGCGTGGCCGCCGCCTGCGTCGGCGTGCTCACCTACCTGTTCCCGGAGCTGCCGTGGGTCTGGCAGTTCTTCCTGTTCGGCGTGCTCTCGGTGCTTACCGCGGTGTTCTGGTGGCAGCGCCAGCGCAGCGCCGGCAAGGCCTCGACACAGCCGGGTCTGAACCAGCGTGGCCAGGAATTCATCGGGCGCAGCTTCATCCTGCACGAGGCCATCATCGACGGCCGCGGCAAGATCAAGGCCGGTGACAGCCTGTGGCTGGTCACCGGGCCGGATCTGCCGGCCGGCAGTTCGATCAAGGTAATCGGCCAGGATGGCGTGCTGCTGCGCGTGGAAGCCAGCTAG
- a CDS encoding esterase/lipase family protein: MARLTILLFTLALLGGCQLFELERQMQAARQELVLVPGHLRASAANRPALIALLDAQDKPVAYRIVAPGESFYFNVAPASYQLLAFDDGNGNFILDTDEPRHWQPQARSVPLATQPDASTRERLMQHNPLSLASDDLAPAPALDLSMAVLYREHPRLRSNYLQQVDLDDPRFAPPQVSLGAWQPLTFIREIGYGFYLLAPWDAQKEPVFLVHGINSSPDVWRELVDSFDPQRFQLVLFHYPSGVPLNNSAYMLSEGIRDIQLRHAPKRFHVFAHSMGGLVARRAVQLLASSDATTRQCLFFTLSTPWGGHPSAATGIAHAPVVVPVWRDMAPGSPFLQALFATPLPAHIDQWQLVSYGNNSRLITQPNDGVVPLASELRAVAQDEANHLYLLTDSHTGILRSSRSKELVRRALDRLGEEGCRSH, encoded by the coding sequence ATGGCACGGCTGACGATACTGCTGTTCACCCTGGCGCTGCTCGGCGGCTGCCAGCTGTTCGAGCTGGAGCGGCAGATGCAGGCCGCGCGGCAGGAGCTGGTGCTGGTGCCCGGCCACCTGCGCGCCAGCGCCGCCAACCGCCCGGCGCTGATCGCCCTGCTCGACGCCCAGGACAAACCGGTTGCCTACCGCATCGTCGCCCCCGGCGAGTCGTTCTACTTCAACGTCGCGCCGGCCAGCTACCAGCTGCTGGCCTTCGACGACGGCAACGGCAACTTCATCCTCGACACCGACGAGCCGCGCCACTGGCAACCCCAGGCGCGCAGCGTGCCGCTGGCCACCCAGCCGGATGCGTCAACCCGTGAACGGCTGATGCAGCACAACCCTCTGAGCCTGGCCAGCGACGACCTGGCACCTGCGCCCGCGCTCGACCTGAGCATGGCGGTGCTCTACCGCGAGCATCCGCGCCTGCGCAGCAACTACCTGCAGCAGGTCGACCTCGACGACCCGCGCTTCGCCCCGCCCCAGGTCAGCCTCGGCGCCTGGCAGCCGCTGACCTTCATCCGCGAGATCGGCTACGGCTTCTACCTGCTGGCGCCCTGGGATGCGCAGAAGGAGCCGGTGTTCCTGGTGCACGGGATCAACTCCTCGCCGGATGTCTGGCGCGAGCTGGTCGACAGCTTCGACCCGCAGCGCTTCCAGCTGGTGCTGTTCCATTACCCCAGTGGCGTGCCGCTGAACAACAGCGCCTACATGCTCAGCGAGGGCATCCGCGATATCCAGCTGCGTCACGCGCCGAAGCGCTTCCACGTGTTCGCCCACAGCATGGGCGGGCTGGTGGCACGGCGCGCCGTGCAGCTGCTGGCGAGCAGCGACGCAACCACGCGGCAATGCCTGTTCTTTACCCTGTCCACGCCCTGGGGCGGGCACCCTTCCGCCGCCACCGGTATCGCCCATGCCCCGGTGGTAGTCCCGGTGTGGCGCGACATGGCGCCCGGCAGCCCGTTCCTGCAGGCGCTGTTCGCCACCCCGCTGCCAGCGCACATCGACCAGTGGCAACTGGTCAGCTATGGCAACAACAGCCGCCTGATCACCCAGCCCAACGACGGTGTGGTGCCGCTGGCTAGCGAGCTGCGGGCGGTGGCTCAGGACGAAGCCAACCACCTCTATCTGCTCACCGACAGCCACACCGGCATCCTGCGCAGCAGCCGCAGCAAGGAACTGGTGCGCCGCGCCCTGGACAGACTGGGCGAAGAAGGGTGTCGCTCGCACTAA
- a CDS encoding DUF2388 domain-containing protein encodes MRRSLTCVTLGLLCLSAGQAMADDTLRQVLSSGATTASTYVTFKDNKLIVAAQDDAGAYIASGGEIRGSYLEAAMQRVRSDNPGLQASDAELAQAILIAEPDVAAR; translated from the coding sequence ATGCGTCGATCCCTCACCTGCGTCACCCTCGGGCTGCTCTGCCTTTCCGCCGGCCAGGCAATGGCCGACGACACCTTGCGCCAAGTCCTCTCGTCCGGGGCGACCACCGCCTCGACCTATGTGACGTTCAAGGACAACAAACTGATCGTCGCCGCCCAGGACGACGCCGGCGCCTACATCGCCAGCGGCGGCGAGATCCGCGGCTCGTACCTGGAAGCCGCCATGCAGCGCGTGCGCAGCGACAACCCCGGCCTGCAGGCCAGTGACGCAGAGTTGGCTCAGGCCATCCTGATCGCCGAGCCGGATGTAGCCGCTCGCTAG